GCACCGCCCCGCGCATGTTCCCGACCGGTATCCCCGCCTTGGTCAACCCGTCGGAGATAACGCCGATGATACCCGTCGGCCCCTGATACGCGCCTCGACGCGCGCCAAGCTCGGGAAACCGAGCGATCAGGTCAGGGTCTGAGCTGAAGACGCGGATCTGCGCCGGCCGCGTATGGGGCACTTCAGCGATGACCCCGCCGAGCGAAAGGGCCGACGACACCCCAACCGCTTCACAGACGCGCTGAACCTCCGCGCTGAACGTCCGCCAGCGGTAATTGGGCTCGATACCGAGCAGCAGCACGAAGTCTCTCTCCAAGACCGGGGCGACGTGGTAGTAGAACGCGGTCTCGGGCCAGGTAATCGTGCGGGTGAAGTCTGGCTCGATCTGGACCTGCGGCCGAACGCGCGTGAAATTGTAGAAGCTATCGGGGTCCAGCTCCGCGAACTTCTTGGCGCCCCATCGGTCGATGAGGTACCGCACAGCGCTGGTTCCGACCTGTCCTCCGTCGACCCAACCGGAAAACGCCAGCAGCAAGATCGGTCGGCGAAGGACTGGCTGCTCGATGACTTGCATAGTGCTCACGCGCTATTCTGCTCCGTACGCCCGCTGCTGTCCAAGTCTACGTCCTCCAACGGCTTACCGGATCCCGAGGACGAATTGTCGCCCGGGCGTTTTTCGCGCACGCGTTGATATTTGACGAAGTTCGTGTGGAGACCCGGCTTCATGGGATGGGCGCCCGTCACGACGATGGGGTCGCCCGGCGCGGCCGCGCCGCTGGATACCAGGTGCGACTCCATCGCTTCGATGCTCGTCTCGAGGTCGGGGCGGCGCTCCAGGTGCACCGGCGTGACGCCCCACCAAAGGGCCAGCCTCTGACACACCCGTGCATCGGGACTGAACGCGAGAATTGGGGCATGCGGCCGGCGACCCGAAAGGAGATGCGCGGTTAACCCGGTCTGCGTGATACCCACGATCGCTTTCGCGTGGAGGTCGTTGGCCAGAATGCAGGCCGCATCGGTGATTGCCGCCGAATATGACCGCCCGCGCCCCTCACGGGCCCGCCGAAGAAAGTACCCTT
The sequence above is a segment of the Chloroflexota bacterium genome. Coding sequences within it:
- a CDS encoding PAC2 family protein, yielding MQVIEQPVLRRPILLLAFSGWVDGGQVGTSAVRYLIDRWGAKKFAELDPDSFYNFTRVRPQVQIEPDFTRTITWPETAFYYHVAPVLERDFVLLLGIEPNYRWRTFSAEVQRVCEAVGVSSALSLGGVIAEVPHTRPAQIRVFSSDPDLIARFPELGARRGAYQGPTGIIGVISDGLTKAGIPVGNMRGAVPHYIAGSANPKVTHGLLARLNTLYDLGLDLSDLAQASRRFERQVNRALADRPEAADYVKKLEGRAGEAEPEGEPPVAQEEASSGSEELPSGDEIIRQFEEFLRERSSGQEGDASDPHAT